Below is a window of Theropithecus gelada isolate Dixy chromosome 15, Tgel_1.0, whole genome shotgun sequence DNA.
agttaattttcatacaGGGTGTGAGACGCAGGTTGTGgttcttctttttgtttggtGGTTTTGTCTGTGGATGTCCAGTTGCTCCAGCCCATTTGCTACAAAAGCTATCtttcattgaattgcttttgcatcttcGTAAAAACTTAATTGAGTATATGTGTGCAGGTCTGTTTGAGGATTCTTTATTGTCTGTCCCATTGATCTATGCATCTGTCCATCTGCTAGCTATATAATGAGTCTTGAAAGGGTAGCCtgtagcagggtatggtggtatgcacctgtaatcccagctacttgggggacagagacaggagactcgcttgaacctgggaggtggaggttgcaatgagtcgagattgtgctactgcactccagcctgggtgacggagcaagactgtgtcagaagaagaagaaggaggaggaggaggaggaggaggaggaggggaggatgtATGTGAAGGCCATGGTGGTCGATAAGGACTTTCCGGAGGACAGGAAGCCCAGGAAGTTGTCCCCAGTGAAGGTGACAGCCCTGGGCGGTGGAGACTTGGAAGCCACGTTCACCTTCATGTGAGTGTTGCCCACTGCGGGGCCCCTCAGGCCACTGTCTCCCCTCCCCAGACCCACCTGGTGCCCATTGCCCCATCCTGGTTTTGGGTGTTGGTAAGAATCACCCCCTGTCTTGGAGGGAAACATCCCGGGCATGCTAAAGCTCGGTGGGGTGTGGGGGAGCAGTGGAATTTTCAGGCACCAGGTCAAGGCCATGCACCAGGTGAGCTGAGGATGGCCCAGGTGTGTCCTGGGAGCCGCTGCCCACGTGTCTCCTGTTTTCCAGGAGGGAGGATCGGTGCGTCCAGAAGAAAATCCTGATGCGGAAAACGGAGGAGCCCGGCAAATTCAGTGCCTGtgagcccctcccccaccctacccccaccctcccccaccaTCAACCCCAGCTGCACCAGCCCCAAGACAGGCAGAGAGTGCCCGGGCTGCCCTTTTGCCAGGGTCCCAGCCTTGCCCACCTCCAAGGAGGGGCTGGCCCGTCCTTCCCCGGAGGCTAGTGGCCCTGACGTCAGACACCAGGTGTGTCCAGGGCACCTGGGTGACCACTGAGACATTCCTGAGTGTTTCTTCGTGTGGTCCTGAGTGCTCTCTCTGTGAATGACCCATCTTCTCTGTCATCTACAGATGGAGGCAGGAAGCTCATATATGTGCAGGAGCTGCCCGGGAGGGACCACTTCGTCTTTTACTGCAAAGACCAGCACCGTGGGGGCCTGTTCCACATGGGAAAGCTCGTGAGTGAGGGGCCCGCTGGGGCCTGTGTGTCCTGCCCCACGGTCTCTGCCTCCAGAAGCCAGTGGAACCAGCATCACCATGCCCTGGCGTCGGGGGAAGAGGAAGCCCCCTGTGCCGGCCTTCATGTGCCGGGCACCGCTGGGCAGCCGGTCCAAGTACCTGAAGTGGGAATGGGGTGGGCCCCATTGTCAGGGCCATTCCCTGCCAATAGGCAGGGACAGACTCGACCTCGGTGACATGAACCTGCCAAGGACCGCTTCTGGGGTCTCCAGTGTAGGAGGGTCACCTGAATGGGGAGGTAGCATCCTAACAGGGCTCTTCACGGCGCAGGGAGCCTCCAGGGCAGGAGGGTGGCCAGTGCCTCTGGGACACAAGGTCCCTCCAGGTGAGGGCTGTGACCCTGCAGGGTGGCTTTGGGAGCTGCCCAGGTCCCCTGGGGTTGCTGAGTGGCTTGGAGAGTCCCTGCCACTGTCCCCCTTCCTGGGGACCTCTCACCTGGGCAGTGGCCATCTCCTCTGTCCCCAGTCCCATCCCTGAGCTCTCGTCCATTCTCGGGCTTCCTCTCCTGCTTGTCCGGTGCTGGGCTGTGGCCATGTCTTCTGTCCCCAGTCCCACCCCAGAGCTCTGGTTCACTCTTGGGCCTCTCCCCCTGTCCTGGTGCTGGGCAGTGGCCATCTTCTCTGTCCCCCAGTCCCACTCCGGAGCTCTCGTCCAGTCTCgggcctcccctcccccttgcCCGGTGCTGGTGGTGGCCGTCtcctctgtccccagccccacccctgaaCTCTGGTCCACTCTCGGGCTTCTCCCCCTGTCCTGGTGCTGGGCCGTGGCTGTCTTCTTTCAGCATCTGCTCCCTGCAGGGCCATGTCGCTGTCCCCACCTCGGCTCACCTGGGGCCACCTCACCTGCAGGTAGGAATCCCGACATCAACATGGAGGCCCTGGAAGAATTTAAGAAATTCGTGCAGCACAAGGGACTCTCGGAGGAGGACATTTTCATGCCCCTGCAGACGGGTGAGAGGACGGCTGTGCCCAGTCCCCCATGTTTCCCCCGTGTCTCTCTGTGACCTCCAGTGTCCCATGACCCCCGTGTCCTCCCATGTACCCCGCATTCCCCGTGTGCCCTGAGTCTCCTCACAGTGACTCCCAGGCCCTGCTTAGGGTTCTTGTCATTGAAGAGTCTGAGCTCTGCGCTGTGATGGGCTCCTGGGCCCTGCTTAGGGTCCTCGTCCGCCCAGAGTCCTGGGTTCCCAGGGTTCAAGGGTCCATCTGTTCTGGCTCCTGCCATCCCACACAAGCAGGGAGACCCCCCGGGGTCAGGCACGAGGTTGGCACCTCTCAGAGTCTGCCCACCCACAATTCCTGGGACATTTGGGAAGTCCTTTGTTTCACCTATTCCTGCGCCTGCCAGCCTGAGTGAGTGTCCTCCTCGGCCCTTCCACAGCGAGGCCTCCCTCGGGCTCCCTCAGGTGTCAGCTCGGCCCATCTCCCCCTGCATCTGTCCCCACTCGGTCGACTCCCCCCAGTCCACTCACTGAGGATGCTCAGAGGCCTGCCCGGTCATTGGAGGAGCTGAGGTCACTCTGGAGCCCCAAGGCTGCCCAGCAGTGGCTGATGTGGGGGCTGCAGATCCTGGGGAGGGAGCTCTGGGCCTGACCTCTGCCCTACCCTATAGCCTCCCTAACCTCTGCTCTTCCTAGCACAGCAGCCCCTAGTCTGCACCCAGAGTCCACCCTGCTGCCAGACACGGAGCCCGGACCGCCTGGACCTACCCTCCAGCCATGACCCTTCCCTGCTCCCACCCGCCTGACTCCAAATAAAGAGCTTCTCCCCCAGCTCTGGGCAGGCCTCTCTGTGGGGATGGAGGGACTTGCACCGGCTCCCTGGGAGGCCTGCTGGGAGGGGGAGTCACAAGGGAAGCTGGGGAGACATTGGACCTAGCAAGCGTCAAACCACGAGAGGCATGACGTCAAACAGGCCTGCGGGGCCACGTGATGTCCTGGAGGGGCCTCCTGTAGAGCCACCCTCAGGTCTCAGGTTCAGCTTAGGACAGGCAGGGCCCTGGACAGGAGCATTTGGAAAGCCACTGGGGAGGACAGGAGTGGGGACACAGCATCAGAGCTGCAGCAGTGGGGCCACTGCAGGGCTCCTGTCCCAGGGGTCTCAGAGGGATCCTCCGAGCGGCCCCACTTTAGCAGCCTGGGTTCAGTGGCAGCGCTGGAGAGAGGGGCACTGGTGCCTCCATCATCACCCCCAGAGCAAGGCAGAGCCAGCCCCGGTCTCCGAGATCCTCGGCCCCACCCTGGCCTTCCCATGGTTTGTTCAGGGGCCATGGTCTGTACAGACACTGGGGCTGCTGGGACATGAGGAGGCCAACCCCAGCAAGGGAGGAGAGTCCACTGCACCGCAGTGATAAACACGCCCCAGGAGCCACAAACCCAAGCTGGACAGGCCTCCCGGGGGTTGAGCCTGCAAAGTGACCGCCTCTCCCCAGGGCCGCACCAAGTAACCACTGCCCGCCTCCTGCCCAGACCAGCATCCTcacctcctcctctcccacctgGACGTGATTCTTGGCTTAGACTACAGGGTGGTCCTGAAGTGAGCCAGGCCAGCAGGGCCCAGGCGAGCCAAGGTGGAGCCAGCTTGGGTGTCCACAGGCCACATGTGGAGGACAGGGCAGACCTCACCCCACAAAGATGGGTGAGCAGTAAGCCATCTCCCTCACCCAGTGCTACCATGCAGATTCCAGAAAGGTTAGGATGTGTGGACAAATTCAAGATTGGTTGGTTATTTGCTAtaaacttaaaaagttaaaaaaaaatacatatatatgaaattggccgggtgcagtggctcacatctgtaaacatttcgggaggccgaggagaaAGGACACTTGAGGCCaatgttcgagaccagcctgggaaacatagcgtTACTTCATCTCTATttgtaaaaagaggaaaaaataaataaatagtaaaaatatttacctGGTGGAAAAGGATTTTTGATACATCTAAGCAGTGGGGAGAGTCTCCTTGGGAAAGACAGAGATTGGACTGCAGAGCGCTGAGCGTGGGTGCAGGAATGATGCTGGCAGGAGGTAGGCACATGAGAAGCTGGGAAGTACGTTCCTGCCCACTTGGAGGGCCTGGCATGGGTAACTGTGGGTTTCCCTGCATCCCTGCCTGGGCTGTTGGTCCATTCATCTGCCTTATCCATCCAATGTCCTGGCCACCTTGTGATGGGTGGACCATGGACCTGTAGCCCTGGGAATGTAGCCCTCGAGGTGGGGGGCTCTGTCCTGGCAGACGTGGGCCCCATCATTCGTTTCTGCTCCCAAGAGCCCCGGCCCCATGCGACTTCCCCTTCCAAGCTCAGCACCCCCCAATTCCACCCACAAACTCTCCGGTCACTGAGTCACATGAAGCCTCTTCCCATGGCTCATAACCATGGGGCCTTCACAGACACCCAACATCTGAAATATTTGAGGACAGTGTCCCGAATAAGTCAGGAAAACTTTCACTCCCAACCCAAGCATGGCAGAGGCGCCGAGCAGAATCTCTCCAGGAGCAAAATGAGCCTTTCAGTGTTTGAAAATCAAGAAATCACAGATGCGAAGGAGGGCAGTGGAGCTTTTGCGttctttcaaaatgaatttttaaatatatgtacaaagGGACACATGTATCCTGGAGACAGGGCACCAGACGGGTTCTCTCTGACATGACTTGTTCACTAGGGGCCGAGTGTCCAGGCTGAGAGCGAGGGCCCCAGGCAGACCGAGAAGTGTGACACGGGGCTCATGGGTCACCAGCCTTCCGGAAAGTGCTCGACCTCTGTTTCTTTGTTCGTAAAAGGAGGACCACAGGAGCACTCACCAGCAAGGTTGCTGCGAGGACTGGGCACACATCTACACACaatctcacacatgcacacacatatgcacacacacacacacccctacacacacctATACATgctctcacacatgcacacacacactgccacatgctctccctctcacacacacacagtctcacacCCGCACACACACCTACCTACTCACAATGTACCCCCTGGTATACAGGCCTGGTACAGCCTAAGTCTACATGTCTGTCAATGGTGTCCTTCTTGCTAGAGGGTGTAATCCGCATGCCTGCTGTGGTCTAACTCCATGTCTGGACTCaatattcagaaaacaaagaTGCTGGAGTCagccgtggtggcgggtacctgtaatcccagctcctcaggatgctgagatgagaggatcgcttgagcctaggagtttgagaccagcctgggcaacagcaaaactctgtctcaagaaaataaaaaaaaaaaaatgtttttaaagacatAAGCAAGCAGTCATTATCCACGGAAGGATTTCAAATCACACCACTCCATAttgcaaaaaataattaattttgtttttctactgtGAGTCCCCCAGAAGCAGAGGAGACAGACGGAAGCTCAAGTGGTTTACGTAGGAGGTGGTCCTGGGAGACTCTGGTAGGGTGAGGGAGGTGACGTCGGCAGGGAAGGCCGCTGGTGAGGGGTCCGGCATCAAGATGACCACTTGCGACCCACTGGGGCTCAGTCCCTGGCGTTGCCATGGTTTATACCAGCTCCAGCTGGTCATGGGATGGGGATGCTTCCATAGGGCACTAATTCCTGGCACTTCCTGCTGCTGCAGGGCAGGACAGCTTCGGTGGAAAGACGAACCTTCGAGAGAGAGGAGCTGAGAACACTGAGTGAAACACTCAGTTTCACTAAGTCTTCTGTGTGTTATTCTAGTTCGTGCATAACAGTTGGTTTTTTAAGCGCGGTGGAAATGTGGCCGGCGTGGCCTGCAGTGGCGAGACCCAAGGGGCTATGACGGACCCCATGGCACCCGCTGCAGTCCAGCCCTGGCAGCTTCAGAACACTCATGCCCCACACTGAGCTCACACTTAGCTGCCACCGAGTCTTCAAGGTAACATTTGCCTGtgataatttctaaaaaaaaccaaaaaagacagAAGTCTTAGAACTGAAACATTGTTGGGCTGGGCGAAGCTCCAGCTGCGGTAGTCAGTGTCAGTCGTGGCTGATGTCCATCCTTTCCTCCTCGCCGCTGGCCAGGGGTTCAGCTGGACTAGGTCGCTTCTCCAGTGGGATAGCACCGACCTTCAGGGTTCTGAGCCCCCGGCTGTGCACCTTGGAGATCTGTGTTCCTGCTGTGCCAATTCACAGGCCTGGAAGCATAGAGGGTGCCCAGAGAACCCCGGAGTTCTGTGCGTCCACCCCCTGCCTCTCCCATGGGACGGTGCACCTGCTGCTTGGTGACAGCCAGACTCACTCATCCAGCAGTAGGTTAGCAAGACTATCACATTGTACAGACAAAAGAGAGATGGGCAGAAGTTAAAAAGTTCTAATTTGCCTACAAAAGTAAAGGTGGCATCTGGCTCGCTCCTGGGCCCTAGGGAACACTGAGCACCTGCCCAGAGGATGCCAGTGATGGTGGGGCTGGAGCTGCCCATCTCGCCTGGCATTGCCAAAGGTTCAGTGGGCAGAAACCCTCAGCCGTCTGAAGAAGCGGTGCATTTCAGATCAGGCCCCAGCAGGAAAGTCCCATGAGGCCCTGGTGAGAACCGGCCAGAGGACATGGGGTCCCAGTCACCTGTTGGACACCATGGTGTGGGCAGGTCCGGGaagcttttcttctccttttttttttttcttttatgagacaCTGTccttctctgttgcctaggctggagtgcagtagcgcaatcacagctcactgtagccttgatatctcaggctcaggcaatcccacctcagcctcctgagtagctgctgccacagacgtgcaccaccatgcccaggtaattttttgtttgtttgttttgtttagagacagaaactccctatgttgcctaggctggtctcaaactcctaggctcagatgatcctcctgccttgcttggcctcccaaagtgctggaattccaggcatgagccaccgactgtgcctggcctcttctcttCTTGTTGGTATTTGTCTATTACACATAGTGAACAGCAGGAGAAATATACCCAAAGGCTGGTGGCAGTGCCCTCCCCTAACTCACCCCTAACCCCACCAACAGACTCCAAACAGAACCAGAGCCCGGAGGTTTATTCTCTCAATGCAGGGGGATTCCGTTGCCACTCGCTGCCATCTCTGCAGGATCACTCCTATGCATCTTCCCTTGGACCTGATTGTGCTCAGTGCCAAGCCCCCGCCCATCCGCTTCCTGGTGAGCGCCTCTCACTGGCTCCTCTCGTTGGATGGGCGCTTGTCTGCCCCTAGGCCACTTCACTTTGTTCTGTTCCTGGCCCAGTGCCGCACTCTTGGatatcagcctttttttttccgAACAATTCATGGATGCTTGTTCTTCCTTTCTGGCAGCATTTAGAAGTtcgttttatttaaaaacaaaacaaaacacaacaataaaaaaaaaaaaaaaaagctttatattcTTGATCTTTCGAGATCTTTCCAGgatcatttattttcatcttttaagtcCAAGAGCTTTCCAGGATGGGCAGGCCTGTGTCTCTCCTCACCTGCTTTGCCTGAATGTGTGAGCGCTTGCGCGTTCCTTCTGCTCGGGGAAATGTGATGCCATTCTTGGTCTCCTGTCCTCCACCCGTGCGCCTCGCTGCTCCTGGAACGCCCTGGGTTTGCGGGGAAGGCTCCCGCGCGCCCTGCCCCCTCCCGCCCGCGGGCTCTCACTCAGCTCTGGCTGCGAGCTTCCTCTTCGCAGTGGCCTTCACCTTCTGTCTAGCTGCGGTCTTTCCTGCATGGTCTCACTCATTTCCCCGTTTGTAAAGCACGTGTTTCCGAGCCCAGTCTGCTTTTGCGCCGTGGCCGCCTGTCCTCAAGGGGCGCGTTTGGCGCCCGCGGTGGCCTCCGTTGCCGTAGCGGCGCTCTGGTTTCCGCTCTGTGGGCCGCTCGCCAGCTGCGTTCCTTTGCTCGTCTCCGGGCTCAGGTCCAGGTACTGCTCCTCCCTGCAGGAGTGACCCGATTGTCGTGGGTCCCGCAGTCACTGGCTCTGTGGACGTTTTGCTCATCTCCTGCTGAGACGCCTGGAGGAAGCCTGTCTGTCCCCAGCCTCCTTGGGGCAAAGGCCGGCGTGCCCGGGTCTCAGGCTTCAGGGCATTGCCTGATTGCTGCTCTCTAGGGGCAGATCAGGGGCCGGCCAGCGGGGCCTTGTGGAATGTCACGGGGATGGCACTACCTTTCCGTGGGGCCTGTGGGTCACACTCCCTCCAAGAAGGGGAACGGACCCACCCCTGGCGGAGTCCTGGGCCTCTGTCCCTGGCTGCCGGGGAAGCCTGCCTGGGAACGCAGCTGCAGCTGGGAGAGGAAGGCACCGGAGGTTCCCACACCGCCGCTCTTCCAGAACTCGCTCCGCCGCCAATGTGGAGCAgctcacattttgttttgtttctgcttccATCCGCAGTATTAATTTCTGCCTCCTGCGTTTCTGTTCTTCTCCAGTCTCCCCAGAGTCGGCTTCTTTATTTCCACCTCTGTAAGGAACCAGCTTCTGCCTTGCCCTGTGCCGACTCTCAGCTCGCACTCCTGTCCCTGCCTCGCCCTGTGCTGACTCCCAGCTCACACTCCTGTCTCACGTTCCCTCCTCATTTCggttttgctctgttgtttgtttgtttgtttgtttattgagatggagtctcactctgtcccccaggctggagtgcggtggcgccatctcagctcacagcaacctcacctcccaggctcaagtgattctcctccctcagcctcccgagtagctgggactacaggagagggtcaccacacttggctaatttttgtttttttggttttttttgagaccgagtctcacactgtcgcccgggctggaatgcagtggggccctctcgctcactgcaacctccacctcccgggttcaagtgattctcctgcctcagcctcctgagtagccgggattccaggtgcccgccaccacgcccgtcttatttatttatttatttatttatttatttatttatttatttattttgtattttaagtagagatggggtttcaccatgttgaccaggctggtctggaactcctgaccttgtgatctgcctgcctcagcctcccaaagtgctgggattacaggcgtgagccaccgcacccagactaatttttgtatttttaggagagatggggtttcaccatgttgaccagattggtcttgaactcctgaactcaagtgatccacccaccttagccccaaagtgttgggattttaggaatgagccactgtgcctggcctgctctgttattatttttagtactGATTTGAACACTTGGttcatttatttccatgttttatgtttctttctttccttttttttttttttttttttggagacagggttttgctctgtcacccaggctggagtgcaatggcatgatctcggctcactgcaaccttcgcctcctgggttcaagcaattctgcctcagcctcccgagtagctgggattacaggtgcccaccactatgcctggctaatttttgtattttttttttttagtagaggcaggatttcaccatgttagccaggctggtcttgaactcctgacttgaagtgatccacctgccttggcctcccaaagtgctgacattacaggcatgagccaccgcacctggccatatttccatgttttatttttctaatgcttATGTCTGTAATTTTCTCTAAGTGCAACAAAGGACACCTTTAGCTGCATCCAACAAATGTTGATATAGATTGCTGTCATTGTTACTCATTTCTCAGTAGCTCATAAGTTCCTTTGTAATCCTAAGAGTATACACTGTCAATTATGGGAATCTATTGATACTTCCTTTCTAATATATGGCTGACA
It encodes the following:
- the OBP2B gene encoding odorant-binding protein 2b; the protein is MYVKAMVVDKDFPEDRKPRKLSPVKVTALGGGDLEATFTFMREDRCVQKKILMRKTEEPGKFSAYGGRKLIYVQELPGRDHFVFYCKDQHRGGLFHMGKLVSRNPDINMEALEEFKKFVQHKGLSEEDIFMPLQTAQQPLVCTQSPPCCQTRSPDRLDLPSSHDPSLLPPA